The genomic segment TACTTCTAGTTCTTGCTGAAAAATGTTAAAGGAGAGTATTGGAATGAAAAAAGATGTATTAACACTTGGGGGACACGAATTCTCATCACGATTCATACTAGGTTCTGGAAAATATAATTTGAATTTAATTAAGGCTGCAGTTGAGAATGCAGGCGCACAGATGATTACTTTGGCATTAAGACGCGCTAATACAAGCGGAGGTGAAAATATTTTGGATTTTATTCCAGAAGGTGTTACATTGCTTCCAAATACATCTGGGGCAAGGAATGCAGAAGAAGCAGTTAGAATTGCAAGACTTGCAAGGGCTATGAATTGTGGTGACTTTGTAAAAGTTGAAATAATTCATGATTCAAAATATTTGCTTCCAGATAATTATGAGACTATTAAAGCAACTGAAATTCTTGCTAAAGAAGGCTTTATAGTAATGCCATATATGCATGCAGATTTAAATGTGGCTCGTGATCTAGTTAATGCTGGAGCAGCATGTATTATGCCTCTTGCATCACCGATTGGATCTAATAAAGGTTTAGCTACAAAAGAATTTATAAAAATATTAGTAGATGAAATAGATCTTCCAATTATTGTGGATGCAGGTATTGGGCGACCATCTCAAGCTTGTGAAGCTATGGAAATGGGAGTAGCAGCAGTTATGGCTAATACTGCAATTGCGACAGCTGGTGATATTCCAGCTATGGCAGGAGCATTTAAACAAGCAATTGAAGCAGGACGTGCAGCATATCTTTCAGGACTAGGTAGAGTTCTAGATAAAGGTGCTTCTGCGTCTTCACCATTAACTGGATTTTTAGAAGATTAGGAGGCAGACAATGAGCGAAGAACGTATAAATCACATGGAATATATGACTGGGATGGAAGTATTAGAATCGGATATAATGGATAAAGTAATTAATCATATGGAAGCTTATGACTATGATAAGTATACAGAAACAGATGTTAGAATAGCTTTGAACAATGATTATCGTACCATAGAAGATTTTGCAGCATTATTATCACCAGCAGCTATGCCGTTTTTAGAGGAAATGGCTCAATTAGCTAAAGAGGAAACAAGAAAGCATTTTGGTAACTCAGTTTACATGTTTACACCACTATATCTAGCAAATTATTGTGAGAACTATTGCATTTATTGTGGATTTAACTGTCATAATAAAATACGCAGAGCGAAGTTAAATTTCGATGAAATAGAGAAAGAAATGCAGGCAATAGCTAAAACAGGTTTGGAGGAAGTGCTTCTGCTTACTGGTGAAAGCAGAAAGATGTCAGATGTAAAATATATTGGAGAGGCTTGTAAGATAGCACGCAAGTATTTTAAGATGGTAGGATTAGAAGTATATCCTATGAATTCTGATGAATATGAATATCTTCAAGAATGCGGTGCAGATTTTGTAACTGTATTCCAGGAAACTTATAATTCAGATAAATATGAAACACTTCATCTTGAAGGGCATAAGCGCATATTTCC from the Clostridium beijerinckii genome contains:
- a CDS encoding thiazole synthase; translation: MKKDVLTLGGHEFSSRFILGSGKYNLNLIKAAVENAGAQMITLALRRANTSGGENILDFIPEGVTLLPNTSGARNAEEAVRIARLARAMNCGDFVKVEIIHDSKYLLPDNYETIKATEILAKEGFIVMPYMHADLNVARDLVNAGAACIMPLASPIGSNKGLATKEFIKILVDEIDLPIIVDAGIGRPSQACEAMEMGVAAVMANTAIATAGDIPAMAGAFKQAIEAGRAAYLSGLGRVLDKGASASSPLTGFLED
- the thiH gene encoding 2-iminoacetate synthase ThiH; amino-acid sequence: MSEERINHMEYMTGMEVLESDIMDKVINHMEAYDYDKYTETDVRIALNNDYRTIEDFAALLSPAAMPFLEEMAQLAKEETRKHFGNSVYMFTPLYLANYCENYCIYCGFNCHNKIRRAKLNFDEIEKEMQAIAKTGLEEVLLLTGESRKMSDVKYIGEACKIARKYFKMVGLEVYPMNSDEYEYLQECGADFVTVFQETYNSDKYETLHLEGHKRIFPYRLNAQERALKGGMRGVGFAALLGLDDFRKDAFATGVHAYLLQRKYPHAEIAFSCPRLRPIINNDKINPKDVHEKQLLQVITAYRLFMPFANITISTRECERFRNNVIGLAATKISAGVSTGIGSHAEDAEDRGDNQFEIADNRSVDEVYEAIKSKGLQPVMNDYVYL